In one Staphylococcus lutrae genomic region, the following are encoded:
- a CDS encoding UPF0223 family protein: MEYTYPIDVSWTQDEMMAVIRFFNAIEAYYEDQVERTVLMTRYREFKQIIPGKADEKNCFNDFKKQSGYDSYAVIKEARNNPEQKTLSNH; the protein is encoded by the coding sequence ATGGAATATACGTATCCTATAGATGTCAGTTGGACACAAGATGAAATGATGGCCGTGATACGCTTTTTTAATGCGATTGAAGCCTATTATGAAGATCAAGTTGAGCGTACAGTACTGATGACACGTTACCGCGAATTCAAACAGATCATACCCGGTAAAGCTGATGAAAAAAATTGCTTCAATGATTTCAAAAAACAAAGTGGCTATGACAGTTACGCAGTGATTAAAGAAGCAAGAAACAATCCAGAACAAAAAACTTTATCAAACCATTAA
- a CDS encoding helix-turn-helix domain-containing protein — protein sequence MEIGQKIKNLRRLKNLTQEELGERTDLSKGYISQIESNKTSPNMETFFNILEVLGTSPREFFDDKQVAKVHYPKSEQLSYCEEEKGYFLQWPVKRSNEFDMEPLILTLEPDASYKDFQPSTSDTFVYCLEGRVTLTLGDQQYTAEKGDALYFKAHATHRLSNTGRVSSQLMIVATSSYL from the coding sequence ATGGAAATTGGTCAAAAAATAAAAAATTTAAGGCGTCTAAAAAACTTAACGCAGGAAGAGCTGGGTGAACGAACCGATTTGTCAAAAGGTTATATCTCTCAAATTGAGAGTAATAAAACGTCACCAAATATGGAAACATTTTTTAATATTTTAGAAGTACTGGGGACATCCCCTCGAGAATTTTTTGATGACAAACAAGTTGCAAAAGTTCATTATCCAAAAAGTGAACAATTAAGTTACTGTGAAGAAGAGAAGGGCTATTTTCTTCAATGGCCGGTAAAACGGTCAAATGAGTTTGATATGGAGCCTCTCATACTAACACTAGAACCTGATGCTTCATACAAAGATTTTCAACCTTCAACATCAGACACGTTTGTTTATTGTTTAGAAGGGCGAGTGACGCTTACTTTGGGGGATCAACAGTATACAGCGGAGAAAGGAGATGCACTTTATTTTAAAGCGCACGCGACACATCGCTTGTCGAATACGGGGCGTGTGAGTAGTCAATTGATGATTGTTGCAACGTCGTCATATTTATAG
- a CDS encoding ABC transporter ATP-binding protein: MSELLKFKNVTKKYDTTTILDDIDLEIESGYFYTLLGPSGCGKTTMLKLIAGFEAPDEGEVIYLGKNINQLPANQRQVNTVFQDYALFPHLNVYDNVAFGLKLKKFKKAEIDVKVKETLKLVKLEKYIHSPIHALSGGQKQRIAIARAIVNEPEILLLDESLSALDLKLRTEMQYELRELQSRLGITFVFVTHDQEEALALSDFIFVMRDGKIEQFGTPLDIYDEPVNRFVADFIGESNIVEGTMVKDYVVNIYGQDFDCVDKDIPPHTQVDVVIRPEDITVVPEEQGLFKATVTSSLFRGVHYEMICEDRKGYEWMIQSTKNAVIGTRVGLDFEPEAIHIMVPGETEEEFDKRIEGYGDLNHETY; this comes from the coding sequence TTGAGTGAATTACTAAAGTTTAAGAATGTTACAAAAAAATATGATACAACAACGATTTTAGATGATATTGATTTAGAAATTGAGTCGGGTTATTTTTATACCTTATTAGGGCCTTCGGGTTGTGGAAAAACGACAATGCTAAAATTAATTGCAGGTTTTGAAGCGCCAGATGAGGGAGAAGTGATTTATTTAGGTAAAAATATCAATCAACTCCCTGCGAACCAACGTCAAGTCAATACGGTTTTCCAGGATTACGCGCTATTTCCGCATCTCAATGTCTATGATAACGTTGCATTCGGTTTGAAGTTAAAAAAATTTAAAAAAGCAGAAATTGATGTAAAGGTAAAAGAGACATTAAAATTAGTCAAATTAGAAAAATATATTCACAGTCCCATTCATGCATTAAGTGGCGGGCAAAAGCAACGTATCGCTATTGCACGTGCCATCGTGAATGAACCTGAAATTCTATTATTAGATGAATCATTATCGGCATTAGATCTCAAGTTGCGTACAGAAATGCAATATGAACTTCGAGAATTACAATCGCGACTCGGTATTACGTTTGTTTTTGTCACACATGATCAGGAAGAAGCACTTGCGTTGAGCGACTTTATTTTTGTCATGCGCGATGGGAAAATTGAGCAATTTGGGACACCTTTAGATATTTATGATGAACCAGTCAATCGATTTGTAGCTGATTTTATTGGGGAGTCTAATATTGTCGAAGGGACAATGGTTAAGGATTACGTTGTGAATATATATGGCCAAGATTTTGATTGTGTCGATAAAGATATCCCACCGCATACACAAGTAGATGTTGTGATTCGACCTGAAGATATTACAGTTGTACCGGAAGAACAAGGGCTCTTCAAAGCGACTGTCACAAGCTCCTTATTCCGAGGTGTGCATTATGAAATGATTTGTGAGGATCGTAAAGGCTATGAATGGATGATTCAATCGACAAAAAACGCAGTCATTGGGACACGTGTCGGGTTGGATTTTGAGCCAGAAGCGATTCATATTATGGTGCCTGGTGAAACTGAGGAAGAATTTGATAAACGTATTGAAGGATATGGGGATTTGAATCATGAAACATATTAA
- a CDS encoding ABC transporter permease, with amino-acid sequence MKHINRWLAVPYLLWMVLFIIIPVILLCYFSFVDDNGHFTLMNYQQFLSVRYMTMLLESIIYAFLITLICLLVSYPAAYFIHHSRHAATWLLIMIIPTWMNLLLKTYAFIGIFSHDGLINKILAVLHIPSQNILFTAPAFIFVAAYIYIPFMLLPIYNSMKDIPNQLFFAAQDLGANTWTVIRKVLLPLTAEGVKTGIQVTFIPALSLFMITRLIAGNKVINIGTAIEEQFLVIQNFGMGSTIALFLVLFMAVIMILTRSKRKGGTLK; translated from the coding sequence ATGAAACATATTAATCGTTGGCTTGCGGTGCCTTATTTATTGTGGATGGTTTTGTTTATTATTATTCCGGTTATTTTGCTGTGTTATTTTTCTTTTGTAGATGATAACGGTCACTTTACTTTAATGAATTATCAACAATTCTTATCAGTTCGCTATATGACGATGTTATTGGAGTCGATTATCTATGCGTTTTTAATTACATTGATTTGTTTACTCGTGAGTTATCCTGCTGCATATTTTATTCATCATTCACGACATGCAGCGACATGGTTGTTGATTATGATTATACCCACATGGATGAATTTACTACTTAAGACATATGCATTTATCGGCATTTTCAGTCATGATGGTCTTATCAATAAAATTTTAGCAGTATTGCATATTCCATCTCAAAATATTTTGTTCACTGCACCTGCATTTATTTTTGTGGCTGCCTATATTTATATCCCTTTCATGTTGTTGCCGATATACAACAGTATGAAAGATATTCCCAATCAGCTCTTTTTTGCAGCACAAGACTTAGGCGCGAATACGTGGACAGTGATACGAAAAGTATTACTCCCGCTCACTGCTGAAGGGGTTAAAACAGGGATTCAAGTGACTTTTATTCCGGCTTTATCCCTTTTTATGATTACTCGATTGATTGCAGGTAACAAAGTGATTAATATTGGGACTGCGATTGAAGAGCAGTTTTTAGTGATTCAAAACTTCGGCATGGGGTCTACCATTGCACTTTTCTTAGTGTTATTTATGGCAGTGATTATGATTTTAACACGAAGTAAGCGCAAGGGAGGGACATTAAAATGA
- a CDS encoding ABC transporter permease — protein sequence MRWYGKFYLFILLVLLYLPIFYLILYSFNRAGNMIHFEGFTWEHYQTLFANTRLLQVVFNTIAVALLAASLATIIGIFGALLLYQLRNQTLKISLLTLNNVLMVSSDVVIGASFLIMFTALGHLTGFGLGFTSVLISHIAFCIPIVVIIVLPKLYEMNDSIMNAARDLGASEFQLLSKVVIPHIMPGIIGGFFMALTYSLDDFTVSFFVTGNGFSVLSVEVYSMARRGVSMEINAISTILFALIMVGLIVYQLVQRQKRKRQSNKRGVTI from the coding sequence ATGAGATGGTATGGGAAATTTTATTTGTTTATTTTGTTGGTATTATTATATTTACCGATTTTCTATTTAATACTCTATTCGTTTAATCGTGCAGGCAACATGATTCATTTTGAAGGTTTTACATGGGAGCATTACCAAACATTATTTGCGAATACACGTTTGTTACAAGTGGTTTTTAATACGATTGCTGTCGCGTTGTTAGCGGCGAGTCTTGCGACGATTATTGGTATATTTGGAGCGTTATTGTTGTATCAATTGCGCAATCAAACACTCAAAATTTCGTTGCTCACTTTAAACAATGTATTAATGGTGTCGTCTGACGTGGTGATTGGTGCATCGTTTTTAATTATGTTTACGGCATTAGGCCATTTAACAGGTTTCGGATTAGGATTCACATCGGTATTGATTTCTCATATCGCATTTTGTATCCCGATTGTCGTCATTATTGTGTTACCAAAATTATATGAAATGAATGACTCTATTATGAATGCAGCACGAGATTTAGGTGCATCTGAGTTTCAACTGTTGAGTAAAGTGGTGATTCCTCATATTATGCCTGGGATTATTGGTGGCTTTTTTATGGCTTTAACCTATTCATTGGACGACTTTACTGTAAGCTTCTTCGTTACAGGAAATGGCTTTAGTGTGCTGTCAGTTGAAGTTTACTCAATGGCACGCCGTGGAGTTAGTATGGAGATCAATGCGATATCCACGATTCTGTTTGCGTTAATCATGGTCGGTTTAATCGTATATCAACTTGTACAGAGACAAAAGCGCAAACGACAATCCAATAAAAGGGGTGTGACGATATGA
- a CDS encoding ABC transporter substrate-binding protein, with product MKQLMQLIGSTLVLGLLCLGVGYWINHDEFGGKQQDKLYVYNWGEYIDPELISQFEEETGIKVVYETFDSNEAMEAKIRNGGTHYDVAFPSDYTIEKMKKANLLRPLDHKKIPNMKHLDPYYMNQPFDRHNVYSMPYFFGTVGILYDKEKYPDIDFTSWNVLKNPRLKNDILLVDGAREVMGLALNSLGYSLNDRHSEHLAQAEQQLKSIAPNIRGVVGDEIGMMLQQHEASVAVIWSGSAAPVFQDDERFDYVVPKEGSNLWFDNMVIPKTAQNVEGAHRFINFMLDPKVNQQNTEWVGYATPNETAKAHLPKELREDTRVYPTHERQRRLEVYHDLGLDVLNEYNERFLNFKMAL from the coding sequence ATGAAACAATTAATGCAGCTGATTGGGAGTACACTCGTATTGGGGTTGCTTTGTCTCGGTGTAGGTTATTGGATTAATCATGATGAGTTTGGCGGCAAACAGCAGGATAAGCTCTATGTCTACAATTGGGGTGAGTATATCGACCCAGAATTAATCAGTCAATTTGAAGAAGAAACCGGTATAAAAGTGGTATACGAGACCTTTGATTCGAATGAGGCGATGGAGGCTAAAATTCGTAATGGAGGTACGCACTATGATGTGGCTTTTCCAAGTGATTATACGATTGAAAAAATGAAGAAAGCCAATCTGTTGCGTCCACTCGACCATAAGAAAATTCCGAATATGAAGCATTTAGACCCGTATTATATGAATCAACCGTTTGATCGTCATAACGTTTATTCAATGCCATACTTTTTTGGTACGGTAGGAATCTTATACGATAAAGAAAAGTATCCAGATATTGATTTTACAAGCTGGAATGTGTTAAAGAATCCGCGTTTGAAGAACGATATTCTTTTAGTTGATGGAGCGCGTGAAGTGATGGGCTTAGCGCTAAATAGTTTAGGTTACAGTTTGAATGACCGCCATTCAGAGCATCTAGCGCAAGCGGAGCAACAACTCAAATCTATTGCACCCAACATCCGAGGCGTCGTTGGTGATGAAATAGGGATGATGCTTCAACAACATGAAGCAAGTGTTGCAGTGATTTGGAGTGGTTCAGCCGCACCTGTTTTCCAAGATGACGAACGTTTTGATTACGTCGTACCTAAGGAAGGCTCTAATTTATGGTTTGATAATATGGTTATTCCAAAAACTGCGCAAAATGTTGAAGGGGCACATCGATTTATTAACTTTATGCTCGATCCAAAAGTGAATCAGCAAAACACGGAATGGGTCGGCTATGCGACACCGAACGAGACAGCAAAAGCACATCTTCCGAAAGAATTGCGTGAGGATACGCGCGTCTATCCAACACATGAAAGACAGCGACGTTTAGAAGTTTATCACGATTTAGGACTTGATGTATTGAACGAATATAATGAGCGTTTTCTTAATTTCAAAATGGCGCTTTGA
- the auxB gene encoding lipoteichoic acid stability factor AuxB, protein MTGEAYTQISRPVNRLAEKVLGWLSWLLLLGSTVVAMFFGLVLFSNESSIQSLENSIANNVTLQEILVNNNMNATQFVIMLQNGVWAFIVYLIVCLLISFLALISINHRIISGLLFLLVTIVTLPLFFILVPLFFFIAALMMLVRREKVVLVPAYQEEGYGQYPPYEPVREHTYEQQYQNRPSASTYTTTDDEMLTRTIEQNDEETPEVLSRSAKYHHKPLKRQDDQQQPLEEDDDAMVYDSRTMARNVEPRSSQHMAQDMHSEENRTAPLSKSEERQQRKEEKKARKAYEKEQRKRRPSASSQRRQNYDDRLKLQQARSKQGAASETEKEQQ, encoded by the coding sequence ATGACAGGAGAAGCATATACACAAATCAGTCGTCCTGTAAATCGACTTGCTGAAAAGGTATTGGGCTGGTTAAGTTGGTTATTGTTACTAGGTAGCACTGTCGTTGCTATGTTTTTTGGCTTGGTGTTGTTTAGCAATGAAAGTTCGATTCAAAGTTTGGAGAATAGTATTGCAAACAACGTCACTTTACAGGAAATTTTAGTAAACAATAATATGAATGCAACACAATTTGTGATTATGTTGCAAAATGGTGTGTGGGCATTTATCGTATATTTAATCGTTTGTCTGTTGATTTCATTCCTCGCATTGATTTCAATCAACCACCGCATTATTTCAGGTTTATTATTTTTATTAGTAACTATTGTGACTTTACCATTATTCTTCATTTTAGTACCGTTATTTTTCTTTATCGCCGCATTAATGATGTTAGTGAGAAGAGAAAAAGTTGTACTCGTCCCTGCATATCAAGAAGAAGGATATGGTCAATACCCGCCATATGAACCTGTACGAGAGCATACGTACGAGCAACAATATCAAAATCGTCCATCTGCTTCCACGTACACAACGACAGACGATGAAATGTTGACTCGAACAATAGAGCAGAATGATGAGGAGACGCCGGAAGTCTTATCACGATCTGCAAAATATCATCATAAGCCGTTGAAAAGACAAGATGACCAACAGCAGCCACTTGAAGAAGATGATGATGCAATGGTGTACGATAGTCGTACAATGGCAAGGAATGTAGAACCGCGTTCGAGCCAGCATATGGCACAAGACATGCATAGCGAAGAGAATCGTACAGCACCTTTGTCAAAATCGGAAGAAAGACAGCAGAGAAAAGAAGAGAAAAAAGCACGTAAAGCTTATGAAAAGGAACAACGTAAGCGACGCCCTAGCGCTTCTTCTCAACGACGTCAAAATTACGATGATCGTTTGAAATTGCAACAAGCACGTTCAAAGCAAGGGGCGGCATCTGAAACGGAAAAAGAACAGCAATAA
- a CDS encoding DUF4064 domain-containing protein, with the protein MVDEQTLNAQGNAAPLKRTVEKVLTWVGVGLHIVWVIVLVYILSLVKSPEFQNELQLTTQDVENYQIASVLIIALGLVPLIFSVVAAFIFKKQILAGILLIIGALTGLFLTGSLIAALLWLVASIMLFVRKPKNPSNGVYQTDHPYRYDTYDETDTGVNLNDEKKDL; encoded by the coding sequence ATGGTAGATGAACAGACATTAAATGCGCAAGGTAACGCGGCCCCACTTAAGAGAACAGTAGAAAAGGTATTAACATGGGTAGGGGTTGGGCTACATATTGTATGGGTGATTGTGTTAGTCTATATCCTTTCATTAGTGAAAAGTCCTGAATTTCAAAATGAATTACAATTGACAACTCAAGATGTGGAAAATTATCAGATTGCAAGTGTTCTGATCATTGCACTCGGATTAGTCCCGTTGATTTTTTCTGTTGTTGCCGCGTTTATCTTTAAAAAACAAATTTTAGCAGGGATTCTTTTAATTATTGGCGCACTTACGGGGTTATTTCTTACTGGTAGTTTGATCGCCGCATTGTTGTGGTTGGTTGCGAGTATCATGTTATTTGTGCGTAAGCCGAAAAATCCGTCTAATGGTGTTTACCAAACGGATCATCCTTATCGTTATGACACATACGATGAAACAGATACAGGCGTAAATCTCAATGACGAAAAAAAGGATCTTTAG
- a CDS encoding YktB family protein gives MTKYRFKPKDFKVFQIEGLEARMTGIEAQIRPQLYALGDYFTDYLETVTGETFYAHVAKHARRTVNPPKDTWVAFATNKRGYKMMPHFQIGLFEDHLFVMYGVMHEDQQKAEDVKVFESRLDTLLQLPDDFQISLDHTQPKKSRIQEMSKDEIKKAIHRAKNVKKGEFFVARAITPQSEHLKSDRRFIAFLEDTFEHLLKFYA, from the coding sequence ATGACAAAATATCGATTTAAACCTAAAGATTTTAAAGTCTTTCAAATAGAAGGACTTGAGGCAAGAATGACAGGGATTGAAGCACAAATACGCCCCCAACTTTATGCGTTAGGTGACTATTTCACGGATTATTTAGAAACCGTCACTGGAGAAACCTTTTACGCTCATGTCGCAAAACATGCCCGTCGTACGGTGAATCCTCCTAAAGATACATGGGTCGCGTTTGCAACAAATAAACGTGGTTACAAAATGATGCCACATTTTCAAATTGGTTTATTTGAAGACCATTTATTTGTCATGTATGGCGTCATGCATGAAGATCAACAAAAAGCAGAAGACGTAAAAGTCTTTGAATCGCGTTTAGATACATTGTTACAGTTACCGGACGACTTTCAAATTTCTTTAGACCATACACAACCCAAAAAGTCACGAATTCAAGAAATGTCTAAAGATGAAATCAAAAAAGCCATTCATCGTGCTAAAAACGTTAAAAAAGGCGAATTTTTTGTAGCGCGTGCAATCACACCGCAATCTGAACATTTAAAATCAGATCGCCGCTTTATCGCGTTTTTAGAAGATACGTTTGAACACTTGTTGAAGTTTTATGCATAA
- a CDS encoding inositol monophosphatase family protein, which translates to MHLYDFAKSLVLEAGNNIRKWMVDELAIEVKSNPNDLVTNVDKAVEAFIVQKIQERYPHHRIIGEEGHGHDIHTTEGVVWVIDPIDGTLNFIHQGENFAISIGVFKEGQAYAGFVYDVMNDILYHAKVGQGAYQNQDPIPQLSGTKVKESIIGMNPNWLTKPFLSTILQPVIADSRSARAYGSAALEIVYVATGHLAAYLTPRLQPWDYAGGMIILEEVGGIATNFLGEPLSITRPNSILVGNREVHEEIRQSYLQNYDFVLQALQQKFQKKK; encoded by the coding sequence ATGCATTTATATGATTTTGCAAAAAGTCTAGTGCTAGAAGCGGGAAATAATATTCGAAAATGGATGGTTGATGAACTGGCTATTGAAGTGAAATCAAATCCGAATGATCTTGTAACAAATGTGGATAAGGCTGTAGAAGCATTCATCGTCCAAAAAATTCAAGAAAGATATCCGCATCATCGAATTATTGGTGAAGAAGGCCACGGTCACGATATCCATACGACTGAAGGCGTCGTGTGGGTGATAGATCCGATCGATGGAACGCTTAATTTTATTCATCAAGGGGAGAACTTTGCGATATCCATAGGTGTTTTTAAAGAAGGACAAGCATATGCCGGCTTTGTATATGATGTGATGAACGATATCCTCTATCATGCAAAAGTGGGACAAGGCGCTTATCAGAATCAAGATCCTATCCCTCAATTAAGCGGTACGAAAGTCAAAGAGAGTATCATTGGAATGAACCCGAATTGGTTAACAAAACCTTTTTTGAGTACAATCTTACAACCAGTGATTGCTGATTCAAGAAGTGCGCGTGCATACGGTTCAGCGGCGTTGGAAATTGTTTATGTAGCGACCGGGCATTTAGCGGCATATTTAACGCCACGTTTGCAACCGTGGGATTATGCCGGTGGAATGATTATTTTGGAAGAAGTAGGGGGCATCGCAACGAACTTTTTAGGTGAACCACTGTCAATTACACGACCTAACTCTATTTTAGTAGGTAACCGCGAAGTTCACGAAGAAATCAGACAATCGTATTTACAAAATTATGATTTTGTACTTCAGGCGTTACAGCAAAAGTTTCAAAAAAAGAAGTAG
- a CDS encoding DUF5325 family protein: MKKSQSVFLILAVLAVFFLTLFSFALAATNIFWIIVTFILMAATFGTGFTLKRKYREDDE; encoded by the coding sequence ATGAAAAAATCTCAATCCGTCTTTTTAATTCTAGCCGTATTGGCTGTTTTCTTTTTAACTTTATTTAGCTTTGCCCTTGCTGCGACAAATATTTTTTGGATTATTGTGACGTTCATATTAATGGCAGCGACATTCGGCACAGGTTTTACTTTAAAAAGAAAATATCGTGAAGACGACGAGTAA
- the typA gene encoding translational GTPase TypA, with the protein MTKFREDVRNIAIIAHVDHGKTTLVDELLKQSGIFRENEHVAERAMDSNDIERERGITILAKNTAVDYKDTRINILDTPGHADFGGEVERIMKMVDGVVLVVDAYEGTMPQTRFVLKKALEQNLKPVVVVNKIDKPSARPEGVVDEVLDLFIELDANEEQLDFPVVYASAINGTASLNADQQDENMQSLYETILEYIPAPVDNRDEPLQFQPALLDYNDYVGRIGIGRVFRGTMRVGENVSLLKLDGSVKNFRVTKIFGYFGLKREEIQEAYAGDLIAVSGMEDINVGETITPQDHQEALPVLRIDEPTLEMTFRVNNSPFAGREGQFVTARQIQERLDNQLETDVSLKVTPTDSPDAWTVAGRGELHLSILIENMRREGFELQVSKPQVILKDIDGVLHEPFERVQAEVPEEYTGAIIESLGQRKGEMVDMVTTDNGLTRLIFNVPARGLIGYTTEFMSMTRGYGIINHTFDEFRPRIKGRIGGRRNGVLVSMDQGTASEYAILGLEDRGVNFMEPGTEVYEGMIVGQNNRENDLTVNITKVKHQTNVRSATKDQTETMKKPRKLSLEEALEFINDDELVEVTPENVRLRKRILNKGQREKEAKRIKQMMEAEEN; encoded by the coding sequence ATGACAAAATTTAGAGAAGATGTTCGTAACATTGCGATTATCGCTCACGTAGACCATGGTAAAACGACTTTGGTCGATGAACTATTAAAACAATCTGGGATTTTCCGTGAAAATGAGCATGTAGCAGAACGCGCGATGGACTCTAACGACATCGAGAGGGAACGCGGGATTACAATTTTAGCGAAAAATACCGCAGTCGATTATAAAGATACGAGAATCAACATTTTAGATACACCAGGACATGCTGACTTTGGTGGTGAAGTTGAACGCATAATGAAAATGGTTGATGGCGTTGTGTTAGTCGTTGATGCATATGAAGGAACGATGCCACAAACGCGTTTCGTGTTGAAAAAAGCATTGGAACAAAATTTGAAGCCGGTGGTTGTTGTGAATAAAATCGATAAACCGTCTGCCCGTCCTGAAGGCGTTGTGGATGAGGTTCTAGATTTATTCATTGAACTGGATGCGAATGAGGAACAACTTGATTTCCCTGTTGTATACGCTTCAGCGATTAATGGAACAGCAAGTTTGAACGCTGACCAACAAGATGAAAATATGCAAAGTTTATATGAAACGATTTTAGAATATATTCCTGCGCCAGTTGATAACAGGGATGAACCGTTGCAATTCCAACCTGCATTATTGGATTATAACGATTATGTAGGCCGTATTGGAATCGGACGCGTTTTTCGTGGGACAATGCGTGTGGGTGAAAACGTATCATTATTAAAATTAGATGGCTCTGTTAAAAACTTCCGTGTAACGAAAATTTTTGGTTATTTCGGCCTTAAGCGTGAAGAAATTCAAGAAGCGTATGCAGGTGACTTAATCGCAGTTTCAGGTATGGAAGACATCAACGTTGGAGAAACGATTACACCACAGGATCATCAAGAAGCATTACCTGTATTACGCATTGATGAACCGACGCTTGAAATGACATTTAGAGTGAACAATTCCCCATTTGCGGGTCGAGAAGGACAGTTTGTGACAGCGCGTCAAATCCAAGAGCGCCTTGATAATCAGTTGGAAACGGATGTTTCATTAAAAGTCACACCAACAGATTCACCAGATGCATGGACTGTAGCAGGACGAGGAGAACTCCATCTCTCTATATTAATTGAAAATATGCGTCGAGAAGGATTTGAATTACAAGTCTCCAAACCACAAGTAATCTTAAAAGATATTGATGGTGTATTACACGAGCCATTTGAACGTGTGCAAGCGGAAGTGCCTGAAGAATACACGGGTGCGATTATTGAATCTTTAGGGCAACGTAAAGGTGAAATGGTAGACATGGTGACTACGGATAACGGCTTAACACGACTTATTTTTAATGTCCCTGCACGTGGTTTAATCGGTTATACGACAGAATTTATGTCAATGACGCGTGGCTATGGTATTATTAATCATACTTTCGATGAATTTAGACCGCGTATTAAAGGACGTATTGGCGGTCGCCGTAACGGTGTACTTGTGTCGATGGATCAAGGCACTGCAAGTGAATATGCGATTCTTGGTCTTGAAGATCGTGGCGTTAACTTTATGGAACCGGGTACGGAAGTATATGAAGGCATGATTGTAGGTCAAAACAATCGTGAAAATGATTTAACTGTAAATATCACAAAAGTAAAACATCAAACGAATGTGCGTTCCGCGACGAAAGATCAAACAGAAACAATGAAGAAACCACGTAAATTGTCATTAGAGGAAGCATTAGAGTTTATCAATGATGATGAATTGGTTGAAGTGACACCAGAAAATGTACGTTTAAGAAAAAGAATATTAAACAAAGGGCAACGTGAAAAAGAGGCCAAACGTATCAAACAAATGATGGAAGCGGAAGAGAACTAA